A stretch of Carnobacteriaceae bacterium zg-C25 DNA encodes these proteins:
- a CDS encoding LysR family transcriptional regulator produces the protein MNYEEVETFLSVVEHGSIVSGAKKLYIGQGTASSRIKRLEESLGIKLFDRHPGLKTLSLTESGKEFLEIAHQYMEVSEAAFQLKNQTRNIQLNIASLDIINHFILKNNFTSFIQSYPNISINIQTYHSTAIHELINQMRFDIGFVFNLYNYPSIKAQKIFSEKMTILYFKNSIFKEEKCFENLNHDKEIFIKWSNDFQQWHNNFFSFSQKKIVIGTSAMLEYFLVNDDNWAIVPESVSSEFCNTNPNLEYYVIDDAPERNLYLITNVNLSQEKKKYIEIFLKSNNKLFY, from the coding sequence ATGAATTATGAAGAAGTAGAAACTTTTTTAAGTGTGGTAGAACATGGAAGTATTGTGAGCGGTGCAAAAAAGCTTTATATAGGTCAGGGTACTGCAAGTAGTCGGATTAAAAGATTAGAGGAATCCTTAGGAATCAAATTATTTGATCGCCATCCTGGATTAAAAACTTTATCTTTAACAGAGTCAGGTAAAGAATTTTTAGAGATTGCTCACCAATATATGGAAGTTAGTGAAGCCGCATTCCAACTTAAAAATCAAACTAGAAATATTCAATTAAATATAGCATCATTAGATATAATTAATCATTTTATTCTCAAAAATAATTTTACATCTTTCATTCAATCCTATCCAAATATTTCAATAAATATCCAAACTTATCACTCAACTGCAATTCATGAATTAATAAATCAGATGAGATTTGATATAGGATTTGTTTTTAACCTCTATAATTACCCAAGTATCAAGGCTCAGAAAATTTTTTCAGAAAAAATGACTATATTATATTTTAAAAATAGTATTTTTAAAGAAGAAAAGTGCTTTGAAAATTTAAACCACGATAAAGAAATATTCATCAAATGGTCAAATGATTTTCAACAGTGGCATAATAACTTTTTTTCTTTTTCTCAAAAAAAAATCGTTATAGGTACTTCAGCCATGCTTGAGTACTTTTTAGTAAATGATGACAATTGGGCTATTGTCCCGGAAAGTGTTTCCTCAGAGTTTTGTAATACAAACCCCAATCTTGAATACTACGTTATTGATGATGCACCAGAGAGAAATTTATATTTAATTACCAATGTCAATTTATCGCAGGAAAAAAAGAAATATATAGAAATATTTTTAAAAAGCAACAATAAGTTATTTTATTAA
- a CDS encoding PTS glucose transporter subunit IIA, whose protein sequence is MNSNTIAKEIINLVGGEANVESLTHCMTRLRFVLKDERVVDKEKLEAIPEVLGVAKGAGQIQIIMGKNLLPVYNTIIEHYHFENNFDVEVQKKSKKPKSIVDVLQDIVNYMGGAVSSMIVGLIAGGMLKILLLLISLTLPSVVVTNTFKLITFLSDVPFYFMPVLVAYGAAKKLGANQIYSMMVALTLLYPGFTDMVAKGGTTTLFGMPVLLIKYSGSFLPVLLSTVAVYHLEKFFEKIIPGILKPILIGMCTILVASTLTWVVFGPLAIYIGNYFISFLVWMQSVIGPLALAVLSSIIPFLVMTGMHTLFAPFMAQSLSQVGFDGFFRPALMIHNMSEGAACLGIAFKTKNKELRAEALSLSFGCIVAGVSEPALYGLMLRFKKPLYGVMAGGAAGGLVAGLLGAKAFIMGRSTILAIPIFQETIISMLIGIAVAMLTSFVVTYLVGFEDEASTDASNKRTEVGDEVESALQAIAEGTSFPLEQVKDDVFSKKIMGDGIAFNIIGSSITAPCSGKVTAIFPGGHAVGLTRNDGVEMLIHIGLDTVSLNGYGFKPLVEVNEVVKAGQKLVNVDIDGIKQKGVDLSTMLIITDTKGKEIKFFDYGQVSNGQLITQIYE, encoded by the coding sequence ATGAATTCCAATACTATAGCAAAAGAAATTATTAATTTAGTTGGTGGTGAAGCAAATGTTGAATCATTAACGCATTGTATGACACGGCTTCGATTTGTATTAAAAGATGAAAGAGTTGTTGATAAAGAAAAATTAGAAGCTATTCCAGAAGTTTTAGGTGTGGCAAAAGGTGCTGGTCAAATTCAAATTATAATGGGGAAAAATCTACTACCAGTATACAATACAATTATTGAACATTATCATTTTGAAAATAATTTTGATGTAGAGGTACAAAAAAAAAGCAAAAAACCAAAAAGTATTGTAGATGTTTTACAAGATATCGTTAATTATATGGGCGGTGCTGTAAGTTCCATGATTGTTGGATTAATTGCAGGAGGGATGCTTAAAATCCTATTATTATTAATTTCTCTAACATTACCTTCCGTTGTAGTGACAAATACTTTTAAATTAATAACATTTCTATCTGATGTACCATTTTACTTTATGCCTGTTTTAGTAGCTTACGGTGCTGCGAAAAAATTGGGAGCAAACCAAATTTACTCAATGATGGTTGCGCTGACATTACTTTATCCAGGTTTTACAGATATGGTAGCTAAAGGAGGAACAACTACACTATTTGGTATGCCAGTGTTACTTATAAAGTATTCTGGTTCATTCTTACCTGTTTTGCTATCTACAGTTGCAGTATATCACTTGGAAAAATTCTTTGAAAAGATTATACCTGGAATACTGAAGCCGATTTTAATTGGTATGTGTACAATTTTAGTAGCGTCTACATTAACATGGGTTGTGTTTGGGCCTTTAGCAATTTATATTGGTAATTACTTTATCTCTTTTTTGGTCTGGATGCAATCTGTAATCGGTCCTCTTGCTTTAGCAGTCTTATCAAGTATTATACCATTTTTGGTTATGACAGGAATGCATACTTTGTTCGCACCTTTTATGGCTCAAAGTTTAAGCCAAGTTGGATTTGATGGCTTCTTCCGTCCAGCTCTTATGATTCATAACATGTCGGAAGGTGCAGCATGTTTAGGAATAGCTTTCAAAACAAAAAATAAAGAACTTCGTGCAGAGGCTTTAAGTTTAAGTTTCGGTTGTATTGTTGCAGGTGTGTCAGAACCAGCTTTGTATGGATTAATGCTCCGATTCAAAAAGCCTTTATATGGTGTAATGGCAGGTGGAGCTGCCGGAGGGTTAGTCGCTGGGCTTCTAGGTGCAAAAGCATTTATTATGGGTCGTTCGACTATATTAGCTATTCCTATTTTTCAAGAGACAATTATTTCTATGCTGATTGGTATAGCAGTAGCAATGCTCACTTCTTTTGTTGTAACATATTTGGTAGGATTTGAAGATGAGGCATCAACAGATGCTAGCAATAAAAGAACTGAGGTAGGAGATGAAGTTGAGAGTGCATTGCAAGCTATTGCTGAGGGGACTAGCTTCCCTTTAGAACAAGTCAAAGATGATGTATTCTCTAAAAAAATTATGGGAGATGGTATCGCATTTAACATAATTGGCTCATCAATCACAGCGCCTTGTTCAGGTAAAGTTACCGCAATTTTTCCAGGAGGTCATGCAGTTGGACTGACAAGAAATGACGGAGTTGAAATGTTAATTCATATTGGTTTGGATACTGTCAGTCTAAATGGATACGGCTTTAAACCTTTAGTTGAAGTGAATGAAGTGGTTAAAGCTGGTCAAAAATTAGTAAATGTGGATATTGATGGAATAAAGCAAAAGGGCGTTGATTTATCGACTATGCTCATTATTACAGATACTAAGGGAAAAGAAATTAAATTTTTTGATTATGGTCAAGTTAGCAATGGTCAGCTAATTACCCAAATTTATGAATAA
- a CDS encoding Cna B-type domain-containing protein: protein MNTKRLRWSAIFVIFITCLFCMKVPSVYAATVTVSTQDELIQALELNSDDILIRSSFSISQSIDLSGKTVKISASDGVELTTNGLIENMFTVSGGQVTFENIHLNGNNQSRLFLVTNGATLTLKNTVVQKGTTQLFDKKIIDTVNTQRYSGGAIFAEHATLNLENTEFIENTTKKDTPVVEKAGDPILSPHGGAMYSGTSTINIVGGRFSHNRSGSSPRGSNGEGGAIKLEGGSKLYINKDAASTDKTTTVFEENSNDDWQTKGGYQGGSIEATDSEVVIYGTTFKVAGPFNTGGAIKFENVPHAEIHHSNFVLLGNKGDIGVAGGAITSEQSHLTISNTTMSVEDGTRVREAGGLIQVVGSGTFNLLDSSLQGRGAFWNAGKYTAKYGGAISFYTGSTVTAKIENTTIRNFMADVSGAAIAVSNQRDEASGVDLTLKNTRLMNNAAYTYGNLSYGGGMFIGPGNAVLMESGSITGGTASNNAGAIYNQGSLTLTGGVNISNNTGYQMVGGIYNAGYLKVDNATIQNNTKGDWSVGNSHQLKQGELSGENIYAAKDVIITPNATIQGGDVRVLEGQSSIILTGALTKPINVSISEGPKLASAGINTGYVEYANRHVGYVVARGANDNEFTNEKLSTTAYVATSEDAKLLHYVSKDTTQPIAPLSDHTSVGMWDFVLNPTTKQVVLGQRAKMIYHANGGTFDSGTEKEFLYTIYSSTDPWTDIPQLKLLEDDSQPTRSTYTLAGWYNHNADGTQDNQPITDAEVARNREANPFNFSLRFASGTTPITNIVTPNVLHAYAGWELDTVNVHVTKQWASRVKEESVTVQLYKNGNPEGNSVQLTENGNWTYTFMKLPKYASENVENVYTVKEVGEADNQLKVGNHTYIVTVAGTQESGYTITNTYVPAKTEYTVNKVWVGGPTEKPTISVQLYQNGVAYGSAVELVSGTTSYTWRELPATDNNGVAYTYTVDEVNVPVGYEKAVANNTITNTYVPAKTEYTINKVWVGGPTEKPTISVQLYQNGVAYGSAVELVSGTTSYTWRELPATDNNGVAYTYTVDEVNVPARYEKAVANHTITNTYVPAKTEYTVNKVWVGGPAEKPTISVQLYQNGVAYGSAVELVSGTTSYTWRELPATDNNGVTYTYTVDEVNVPARYEKAVANHTITNTYVPETTSVNVTKVWVGTVSENSVQVQLYKNGQALGNPVTLNATNQWKHEFTDLLVVDTVDQTTPNVYTVKEVGEANNRVTAGDNTYTVTVEGTQATGYTVTNTYVEPIVPTPLQPSTTSVNVTKVWVGTVSENSVQVQLYKNGQALGNPVTLNASNQWQHEFTDLLVVDTVDQTTPNVYTVKEVGEANNRVTVGDNTYTVTVEGTQATGYTVTNTYVEPIVPTPLQPSTTSVNVTKVWVGTVSENSVQVQLYKNGQALGNPVTLNASNQWKHEFTDLLVVDTVDQTTPNVYTVKEVGEANNRVTVGDNTYTVTVDGTQATGYTVTNTYVEPIVPTPLQPSTTSVNVTKVWVGTVSENSVQVQLYKNGQALGDPVTLNATNQWQHEFTDLLVVDTVDQVTPNVYTVKEVGEANNRVTVGDNVYTVTVEGTQETGYTVTNMYVEPIVPTEPSDSTTVPSAPSDSTTVPSEPSDSMTVPSEPSDSMTVPSEPSDSMTVPSEPSGSTTMPTKEQPNSNLPNTGNTDYSVYAFVLFIMAGVVYSFRYKKERIA from the coding sequence ATGAATACAAAGAGATTAAGATGGTCAGCTATATTTGTGATTTTTATCACTTGTTTGTTTTGTATGAAGGTGCCGTCGGTCTACGCTGCCACGGTCACTGTTAGTACACAAGATGAGCTGATTCAAGCTTTAGAATTAAACAGTGATGATATTTTAATTCGTTCTTCTTTCAGTATATCTCAATCAATTGATTTATCGGGTAAGACAGTTAAAATATCGGCATCTGATGGTGTTGAGTTAACAACAAACGGTTTGATAGAGAATATGTTTACGGTTTCTGGTGGACAAGTAACTTTTGAAAATATTCATCTTAACGGGAATAATCAATCGCGTTTGTTTCTTGTTACGAATGGGGCAACGTTAACTTTAAAAAATACGGTTGTCCAAAAAGGGACGACACAATTATTTGATAAAAAAATAATTGATACTGTAAATACACAACGGTATAGCGGTGGTGCTATTTTTGCAGAACATGCAACGTTAAATTTAGAAAATACCGAATTTATAGAAAATACAACTAAAAAAGACACACCTGTCGTTGAAAAAGCGGGAGATCCGATTTTATCGCCTCACGGTGGAGCCATGTATTCTGGAACAAGTACAATTAATATTGTAGGTGGACGCTTTAGTCATAACCGTTCAGGTTCTTCACCAAGAGGCTCAAACGGGGAAGGTGGCGCAATCAAGTTAGAAGGTGGCTCTAAACTTTACATTAATAAAGATGCCGCTTCAACGGATAAAACTACTACAGTTTTTGAAGAAAATAGCAACGATGACTGGCAAACAAAAGGTGGGTATCAAGGTGGATCTATTGAAGCAACAGATAGTGAAGTTGTCATTTATGGCACAACATTCAAGGTTGCTGGTCCGTTTAATACGGGTGGAGCCATTAAATTTGAAAATGTACCGCATGCTGAAATTCACCATTCTAATTTTGTTTTGTTAGGAAACAAAGGAGACATTGGTGTTGCAGGTGGTGCAATCACTTCTGAACAATCACATTTAACCATTTCAAATACAACAATGTCTGTAGAAGATGGGACACGCGTTAGAGAAGCCGGAGGTTTGATTCAAGTTGTCGGAAGTGGAACCTTTAACTTGTTAGATTCTAGTTTACAAGGTCGTGGAGCTTTTTGGAACGCAGGTAAATATACTGCCAAATACGGTGGAGCCATTTCGTTTTATACGGGTAGTACGGTTACTGCTAAAATAGAAAATACGACAATTCGTAATTTTATGGCCGATGTATCGGGGGCAGCAATCGCGGTTTCAAATCAACGAGATGAAGCGTCTGGTGTTGATTTAACTTTGAAAAATACACGATTAATGAATAACGCGGCATATACATATGGGAATTTGTCGTATGGTGGTGGAATGTTCATTGGACCGGGTAATGCAGTGCTCATGGAATCAGGCTCTATAACTGGTGGTACGGCTTCTAATAATGCGGGTGCTATTTATAATCAAGGTAGTCTAACATTAACAGGCGGTGTCAATATATCGAATAATACAGGCTACCAAATGGTTGGTGGTATTTATAATGCTGGGTATTTAAAAGTAGACAATGCGACTATACAAAACAATACAAAAGGGGATTGGTCTGTCGGCAATTCACATCAATTAAAACAAGGAGAGCTAAGTGGTGAAAATATCTACGCTGCAAAAGATGTGATTATCACACCAAATGCTACCATTCAAGGTGGAGATGTTCGTGTGTTAGAGGGACAATCTTCCATTATTTTAACGGGTGCATTAACGAAACCAATTAATGTTTCTATTAGTGAAGGGCCTAAATTAGCAAGTGCTGGTATCAATACGGGATATGTTGAATATGCCAATCGTCATGTTGGGTACGTTGTTGCTAGAGGGGCAAATGATAATGAATTTACAAATGAAAAATTAAGCACTACTGCTTATGTAGCGACTAGTGAAGATGCTAAGTTATTGCATTATGTAAGTAAAGATACTACGCAACCAATTGCACCACTTTCAGATCATACCAGTGTTGGAATGTGGGATTTTGTATTAAACCCAACGACCAAGCAAGTTGTATTAGGACAGCGTGCTAAGATGATTTACCATGCAAATGGCGGAACGTTTGATTCGGGAACAGAAAAAGAATTTTTATATACCATATATAGTTCGACTGATCCATGGACAGATATTCCACAGTTAAAATTATTAGAAGATGATTCTCAACCAACACGTTCAACGTATACACTAGCTGGTTGGTATAATCATAATGCAGATGGAACACAAGATAATCAACCAATAACAGATGCAGAAGTAGCCCGAAATAGAGAAGCCAATCCGTTTAATTTTTCATTACGATTTGCATCTGGAACAACACCGATTACCAATATTGTTACGCCAAATGTATTGCATGCGTATGCGGGTTGGGAACTGGATACGGTAAATGTTCACGTTACGAAACAATGGGCTAGTCGTGTAAAAGAAGAAAGTGTTACCGTTCAATTGTATAAAAACGGTAATCCAGAGGGCAATTCTGTTCAATTAACAGAAAATGGCAATTGGACATACACGTTTATGAAATTGCCAAAATATGCATCGGAAAATGTAGAAAATGTGTATACCGTGAAAGAAGTGGGAGAAGCCGACAATCAATTAAAGGTAGGCAATCATACGTATATTGTAACGGTTGCCGGGACACAAGAAAGCGGATATACAATTACCAATACGTACGTACCAGCGAAAACAGAATACACGGTCAATAAAGTGTGGGTTGGTGGACCAACAGAAAAACCAACGATTTCTGTACAGTTATATCAAAATGGTGTAGCGTATGGATCTGCAGTAGAACTTGTTTCAGGGACAACAAGCTACACATGGCGAGAATTGCCAGCAACAGATAATAATGGCGTAGCTTACACGTATACAGTTGATGAAGTGAATGTGCCAGTAGGATATGAAAAAGCAGTTGCGAATAATACAATTACCAATACGTACGTACCAGCGAAAACAGAATACACGATCAATAAAGTGTGGGTTGGTGGACCAACAGAAAAACCAACGATTTCTGTACAACTATATCAAAATGGTGTAGCGTATGGATCTGCAGTAGAACTTGTTTCAGGGACAACAAGCTATACATGGCGAGAATTGCCAGCAACAGATAATAATGGCGTAGCTTACACGTATACGGTTGATGAAGTGAATGTGCCTGCAAGATATGAAAAAGCCGTTGCAAATCATACGATTACCAATACCTATGTACCAGCAAAAACAGAATACACGGTCAATAAAGTGTGGGTTGGTGGACCAGCAGAAAAACCAACGATTTCTGTGCAACTATATCAAAATGGTGTAGCGTATGGATCTGCGGTAGAACTTGTTTCAGGGACAACAAGCTATACATGGCGCGAATTGCCAGCAACAGATAATAATGGCGTAACTTACACGTATACGGTTGATGAAGTGAATGTGCCTGCAAGATATGAAAAAGCCGTTGCAAATCATACGATTACCAATACGTACGTACCTGAGACAACAAGCGTGAACGTGACAAAAGTCTGGGTTGGAACAGTTAGTGAAAATAGTGTTCAAGTACAGTTATACAAAAATGGACAAGCGTTAGGTAATCCTGTGACATTGAACGCAACGAATCAATGGAAACATGAGTTTACTGATTTACTGGTTGTAGATACGGTAGATCAAACAACGCCAAACGTATACACTGTTAAAGAAGTTGGCGAAGCGAATAATCGCGTAACGGCAGGCGATAACACATATACGGTAACGGTAGAAGGAACACAAGCAACGGGATACACCGTAACAAATACGTATGTAGAACCGATAGTACCAACACCATTACAACCGTCCACAACAAGCGTGAACGTGACAAAAGTATGGGTTGGAACAGTTAGTGAAAATAGTGTTCAAGTACAGCTATACAAAAATGGACAAGCATTAGGTAATCCTGTGACATTGAACGCATCTAATCAATGGCAACATGAGTTTACTGATTTATTAGTTGTAGATACGGTAGATCAAACAACGCCAAACGTATACACTGTCAAAGAAGTTGGTGAAGCGAATAATCGCGTAACGGTAGGCGATAACACATATACGGTAACGGTAGAAGGAACGCAAGCAACAGGATACACCGTAACGAATACGTATGTAGAACCGATAGTACCAACGCCATTGCAACCGTCCACAACAAGTGTGAACGTGACAAAAGTATGGGTTGGAACAGTTAGTGAAAATAGTGTTCAAGTACAGCTATACAAAAATGGACAAGCATTAGGTAATCCTGTGACATTGAACGCATCTAATCAATGGAAACATGAGTTTACTGATTTATTAGTTGTAGATACGGTAGATCAAACAACGCCAAACGTATACACCGTCAAAGAAGTTGGCGAAGCGAATAATCGAGTAACGGTAGGCGATAACACATACACGGTAACGGTAGATGGAACGCAAGCAACTGGATATACCGTAACGAATACGTATGTAGAACCGATAGTACCAACACCATTGCAACCGTCCACAACAAGTGTGAACGTGACAAAAGTATGGGTTGGAACAGTTAGTGAAAATAGTGTTCAAGTACAGTTGTATAAAAATGGACAAGCATTAGGTGATCCTGTGACATTGAACGCAACGAATCAATGGCAACATGAGTTTACCGATTTACTAGTTGTAGATACGGTAGATCAAGTGACACCAAATGTATATACTGTCAAAGAAGTTGGCGAAGCGAATAATCGAGTAACGGTAGGCGATAACGTTTATACGGTAACGGTGGAAGGAACACAAGAAACAGGGTACACCGTAACGAATATGTATGTAGAACCAATAGTACCAACTGAACCTTCTGATTCAACAACAGTACCGAGCGCGCCTTCTGATTCAACAACAGTACCGAGTGAGCCTTCTGATTCAATGACAGTACCGAGTGAGCCTTCTGATTCAATGACAGTACCGAGTGAGCCTTCTGATTCAATGACAGTGCCAAGCGAACCTTCTGGTTCAACGACAATGCCGACAAAAGAACAACCTAATTCTAATTTACCAAACACTGGAAATACAGATTATTCTGTTTACGCATTTGTGTTATTTATCATGGCTGGAGTAGTGTATTCGTTTAGATACAAAAAAGAACGAATTGCATAA
- a CDS encoding transposase — MIGYRRFHRNPDHKFFRYHSSIDCFTDTRTGEIYTYRNIDRQGYKQYRISDNSNKRILRRSIDADVYDRCRERRLSTFGKALYKRRKEMIERSFADSKQNHGYRFAQYRGVTKMQQYTWLSCAAQNMKKMAILLTGDTIF, encoded by the coding sequence GTGATTGGGTATCGACGTTTTCATCGCAATCCTGACCATAAATTTTTTCGATATCATTCATCTATAGATTGTTTTACGGATACACGTACGGGAGAAATTTATACCTACAGAAATATTGATAGACAAGGATATAAACAGTATCGTATAAGCGATAATAGTAATAAACGGATACTACGTCGATCGATAGATGCTGATGTATACGATAGATGTCGTGAGCGTCGATTATCTACGTTTGGGAAAGCATTATATAAACGACGGAAAGAAATGATTGAGCGTAGTTTTGCAGACTCTAAGCAAAATCATGGGTATCGATTTGCGCAATATAGAGGAGTAACCAAGATGCAACAGTATACTTGGTTATCTTGTGCTGCCCAAAATATGAAAAAAATGGCAATTCTACTCACTGGAGATACCATTTTTTGA
- a CDS encoding glycoside hydrolase family 1 protein produces MMDKYLSEFPQDFLWGGAIAANQAEGAWDEGDKGVDLASCFPNGIHHGFVKKPERGEYHPSREAIDFFHNYKDDIALFKEMGFKIFRTSINWTRIYPNGYESSPNEAGLRYYDDLFDALLEAGIEPLVTISHYETPMGLVEKYGSWRNRKMIDFFLNYCETIFNRYKNKVKYWLTFNEINNMRRNPDYVGGILFLDDETNRMQTVFQANHHMFVANALAVKLCHEISPEAKIGAMLSLSNVYPHDCDPVTVLETQDLRRRSLFYSDVMIRGEYPSYVFRLWKENNVSINYENDDLELIREYTNDFLAFSYYRTTTHAKGQPFFGDTGGDVGTPNPFIETSQFGWQIDPVGLRFTLNELWDRYRVPLFPVENGLGAKDEVVDGEIHDDYRIKYLREHLIAVKESIRDGVSVMGYTYWGPIDIVSAGSADMEKRYGFIYVDKDNYGNGTLKRIKKDSFYYYKEIIESNGKKLNF; encoded by the coding sequence ATGATGGACAAGTATCTTAGTGAATTTCCACAAGATTTTTTGTGGGGTGGTGCAATTGCTGCAAATCAAGCTGAAGGAGCTTGGGATGAGGGCGACAAAGGAGTTGATCTCGCAAGTTGTTTTCCGAATGGAATTCACCATGGATTTGTAAAAAAGCCTGAGCGAGGAGAGTATCATCCTTCTAGAGAAGCCATTGACTTTTTCCACAACTATAAAGATGATATTGCATTATTTAAAGAAATGGGTTTTAAAATTTTTCGGACATCTATTAACTGGACAAGAATTTACCCAAATGGCTATGAATCGTCTCCAAATGAAGCGGGTTTAAGATATTATGATGATTTATTTGATGCTTTACTTGAAGCTGGCATTGAGCCACTAGTTACGATTTCACACTATGAAACACCCATGGGTCTAGTAGAAAAATATGGAAGTTGGAGAAACAGAAAAATGATTGACTTTTTCCTCAACTATTGTGAAACCATTTTTAATAGATATAAAAACAAAGTGAAATATTGGCTCACTTTTAATGAAATTAATAATATGCGTAGAAATCCTGATTATGTTGGTGGAATACTGTTTTTAGATGATGAAACTAACAGGATGCAAACGGTATTTCAAGCCAACCATCATATGTTTGTTGCTAATGCATTGGCAGTTAAATTATGCCATGAAATAAGTCCAGAGGCTAAAATTGGTGCAATGCTCTCATTGAGTAATGTTTATCCACATGATTGTGATCCAGTAACTGTTCTAGAAACACAAGATTTAAGAAGACGTTCATTGTTTTATTCAGATGTTATGATTCGTGGAGAATATCCATCGTATGTTTTTCGTTTGTGGAAAGAAAATAATGTCTCAATTAATTATGAAAATGATGATTTGGAATTAATTAGAGAGTATACAAACGATTTTTTAGCTTTTAGCTATTATCGAACAACTACTCATGCTAAAGGTCAACCTTTCTTTGGTGATACTGGAGGTGATGTTGGAACTCCAAATCCATTCATTGAAACAAGTCAATTTGGATGGCAAATTGATCCTGTGGGGCTAAGATTCACATTAAATGAGTTATGGGATAGATATAGAGTTCCTCTTTTTCCTGTTGAAAATGGCTTGGGAGCAAAAGATGAGGTTGTTGATGGAGAAATCCATGATGATTACCGAATTAAATATTTAAGAGAACACCTTATAGCTGTAAAAGAATCTATAAGAGATGGGGTCAGCGTAATGGGGTATACATACTGGGGACCTATTGATATTGTTTCGGCAGGATCTGCTGATATGGAAAAAAGATATGGCTTCATTTATGTTGACAAGGACAACTATGGAAATGGGACTTTAAAAAGAATTAAAAAAGATTCATTTTATTATTACAAAGAAATTATTGAATCTAATGGAAAAAAATTAAATTTTTAG
- a CDS encoding IS30 family transposase, with amino-acid sequence MSKTNYNTKKQYKQLSLIERTKIETLLNEKKPIRYIAEQLGRNISTIYREIKRGSVNQIVNRNGIQRDELKYYAETSHYIYKAKQQNKYHNNLTEKFSQQFFKDLQQVVTEKYRTHSIDTFVHWYRQNHPNEKVPCTKTVYTFVHQGIIPIKPIDLPKMVSIRKRPKKDNTKTYKKNMGTSIENRPDVANNRTEFGHWEIDLVLFKKTKNEALLLTLVERQTRYTIIRKINDKTALCVLRTLKNIFKQYRKSTFKSITSDNGSEFASLSELESKYLNIYYAHPYSSYERGTNENHNGQIREFLPKGKSINTVKKSTIRKIESCLNQKIRRKLGYRTPAELFLLRVD; translated from the coding sequence ATGTCTAAAACAAATTATAACACAAAAAAACAATATAAACAGCTATCTTTGATTGAACGCACAAAAATTGAAACGTTATTAAACGAAAAGAAACCAATACGATATATTGCTGAACAACTCGGACGAAATATATCTACAATTTATAGAGAAATTAAACGTGGAAGTGTTAATCAAATCGTTAATCGAAATGGTATCCAACGTGACGAATTAAAATATTACGCTGAAACAAGCCATTACATCTATAAAGCTAAGCAACAAAATAAATATCATAATAATTTAACTGAAAAATTTAGTCAGCAATTTTTCAAAGACTTACAACAGGTAGTTACTGAAAAATATAGAACCCATAGTATTGATACCTTTGTACATTGGTATCGGCAAAATCACCCTAATGAGAAGGTCCCTTGTACGAAAACGGTTTATACGTTTGTCCATCAAGGTATTATCCCTATCAAACCAATTGATTTACCCAAAATGGTAAGCATTAGAAAACGACCAAAAAAAGATAACACCAAAACATACAAGAAAAATATGGGAACATCTATCGAAAATCGACCAGACGTAGCGAATAATCGTACAGAATTTGGACATTGGGAAATTGATTTAGTCTTATTTAAGAAGACGAAAAATGAAGCACTATTATTAACGTTAGTAGAACGACAAACACGTTATACAATTATACGTAAAATAAATGATAAAACAGCACTATGTGTCTTACGGACATTAAAGAATATTTTTAAACAATATAGGAAATCAACCTTCAAGAGTATTACATCTGATAATGGTTCAGAATTCGCCTCGTTATCTGAATTAGAATCGAAATATTTAAACATTTACTATGCACACCCTTATTCATCTTATGAGCGTGGTACTAACGAAAACCATAACGGACAGATACGGGAGTTTTTACCTAAGGGTAAATCTATCAACACCGTTAAAAAGTCAACTATTCGTAAAATAGAATCCTGCTTAAATCAGAAAATACGACGTAAATTAGGTTATCGTACACCTGCGGAGTTATTTTTATTGCGGGTAGATTAA